ttctcgttcttctctttctcgtttctcttctctttctcgttcttctctttctcgtttctcttctctttctctctctgctttcctttcttctaattctaaacgtctcatctctaattctttatcttgtctctctcgttccatttctaatttcttccattctatttcacggttgatctctagggcacgcatcttgactgttaggaagctgatattaagctcgcctgcatcactgtcaacgtcgctgcctttatcttccttttccatggaagctatgtctgcactttcctttgtactaggagtctcgccttcctgtttctcttctgccttcaagtgccggtgaaccttggacaatatttccacacgggaatcactggcgcggatcttgatctccaggtaggcgctcactagtacaagctctggtttgctcagatattttaatctggcaagacaatcctctctgttcagaaaagcctgaacctcgtccagatcatcgatggtagctttgtctgccattgtcacagatggaacacttagcacttaacacactgcttacacgttagcacttaacgcaccgagcactgttctacgccaatattgcactttatcgcaccaaacactgcacttgccaatattgcacgtaatcacttcgggcaccacactacccaatattgcactgagtccaagcgaacacttcgctctacaatagtgcactaaatcactgagcaccgcactagtcaatattgcacttaatcgcttaatcacagcgagcaccgcactgcacaatatcgcacttagtcactctgagcaccgcacaggacgtataacgtcacaatcgtcacacacagggggaattatatacagggattacgccacttcaccacccctgtcaaacatacttaacaaggggacggatcccgctggggatgccaattatgttacggccctctcgggacgcaacggggttctcactctgatgttgttagaggaagatatatgtatccgttcccaagccagtagtggctatcaagggatgagatccgtgacgcaagtaacttaaacggagtagggaaagaaagctaagaacttaatataatataatgttcaccatcaccatttaaatatataaaagtaaaacgtacacaagggggaggggtattaacactttacaaaggggatcaacactgtagtctgctggagactatggatcctcgaagctaggtgctgagtccgcggtgctttcttcgtggcctcaagacgtgtcctctgagaacgccgagcctaccctggccacaggtcagccacaacacaggtccactgggggcaccgtcgtggaggccgtcaaccacacgtccagcaggtctgctggcaggtactgagccaccaaggctggtacggccactccacgaacgataaaaggggtacgccctagacaggagtctcgtgtgatatcaccaatcaccctcctgtcctcaataccccagtggattatcgtctccaatggtcggtcccgggtaaatccttccactgccactccactggcaggcttaaacacaccacagtgttcttccggggggacgacgtcacgacagctgcagcaaacttcactgtatggagactggctgcctcgggtagactgactcaatcgtcaacacagtggtcccaggtcgactctgtaaacagacacgtcatcaataactgggacactaatacaccacactcacaggctcagatactaacacctgacgtatccagtccatagatggcgctgtcgtcggagcaccacctcaccagaggtcaggagcggcggtgttgagcgctgaaccagactggaaactggtcctcgaggccagtacacgctgtcctcactaggtgtcgtcgttcgtttggcgggggtttcgggagctgacccacagatggcgtgtttgtcactgctccacgctcggacgctggatccgggttcgtaacagccaGGTACATGCAGGTACTCTCAGGGGAGCCAGGTACCTGGAGGTGCTCTCAGGGGAGTCAGGTACATGGAGGTACTCTCAGGGGAGTCAGGTACATGGAGGTACTCTCAGGGGAGCCAGGTACATGCAGGTACTCTCAGGGAAGCCAGGTACATGCAGGTACTCTCAGGGGAGCCAGGTACATGCAGGTACTCTCAGGGGAGCCAGGTACATGGAGGCAGAAGCTTGTAGACTCTGCAATGATAAACTTCCTGAGCCAAGACCGCAAATGAAGTAACGCCAATAATGAGAAATATAAGCGTACCACTGACactacacttttcactgacacttccaaccctacaaccccaccCTACAACCTCCCCTTACAACCCTACAACCCCACCCTACAACCCTACAACCCGAGCCTACCGGAGACGGCGGAGACGTCTCTGGACTCCATGACGGGACGCTGTAGGTCATGTGGCCGTCGACACTGTGTTGTTGGGTCTTGTAGTAGAGGCTGGAGATCTTGGCACTGCATCGGACCGTCATCTCTCCTCCCAGGAAGTGTTGACGCGTGACCCGGAAGTGGAGCCCCAGACGCGTCTCCACCAGTCCTCCGGGGTACTGGCTACTGGTCATGGGTACTAGGTACTGTATGGGTGcctgtaggggggagggggggaagtacacatcaaccctaacctaaccaatgcctaaatatgtacaatatgctattGTAAagcaatattaatttatgtttgagaattttttttatttttaatcaacatccatgttaaaatttatgaatgcgtttttggggtcgaccgctggatggaatggacttggttgaAATTCTTCACTCATTTAGTTCATATACATATAACAAACAACGAAAGCTAACTCTTACCTAACTTAAATATgtataatatgctaatatataatattaatttatatacgagAAAATGTCTATTTTGAATGAATATTATGTTAATGagtctttggggtcggccgctggatggaatgaacatacCCTGGGAACTGGCTGCTAAATCTTGACAAatcatgttgatcagaccacacactagaaggtgaagggacgacgacgacgtttcggtccgtcctggaccattctcaagtcgattgtgaggtccaggacggaccgaaacgtcgtcgtcccttcaccttctagtgtgtggtctggtcaacattcttcagccattgtgactcatcgccttgagAAATCTTATTATTAAACCTTGCTGGAAGGTCAACTTGGCTGTGAACTTTGACCCCAACAGAGCCTACACAATACTAACCTCCTCGTCATTGATGAACCAGGTCAGTTGGGCCGGAGGTCGTGACCTGGCTGATATACAGGTCAGGTTAGCTGTGTCGCCAACGTGGTACTGGTGTTTCGTGCCATAGatgctggcccccctcagagaggcactggGAGCAATGatctatgagcactttacatttaaagtatgtcaaaATTGCCATCGACTGGGAAAGGATCCAGAAAGGTACACGAATCAAAACAGATCACTGTCTGGTTAACCTGCGCAATATACATCCTAAAAGATCAAAATAACTCCCCTGGAAAAAAACAAGCAAAACTCCATGCAACTAGCCCCCCGCACGTTAgtactacccctcccccccccccatgtagggcattctttgtcatacaacgctttgaaattactgacggttttgcctccaccaccacctcacctaacttgttccaaccgtctaccactctgtttacaaaaatgaattttcttatatttctccggcacctctgtttcgttagtttaacccttaaatgcTAAGGGGTCCTGtggagatttacacccctgtgcgcaagaaaaaaaattctaaaaaatgttttcgtcttctaaaaatgttgaTTTGCgatccctgagcacgggaaaaataaacaaaaatcgtaggtgacatagttTGGGTGCAATAGGCCATAGAAGTCTGGCAaaaataattttgagtacagcgatggttcacacattttattataaaaatatatcacaatacacactattgaataatattactgaaaaaaaaaaaaaaaaaaaatcagacattgaaataattaggtaaaaaTATCTTTGTAGCGGAGCGGACCTCGTCTGGCaactgctctgtcaacgcctctcttttttgccagacttcctcaccctattgtggccaaaatatgccaccaacgatttttttttattgtcccgtgatcagggaacacaaatgaacacttttataagatgaaagaatttttaggattttttttttttttgcgcctgtgggtgttgaaggcaAAATGGCCCCTAGCAGCTCAAgggttaatgcctctaacctctcctcatatctcttgtccttcagttctgggagccaattCGTGGCATGtcttttgcaccttttccagtttgttgatttacttcttaagatatgggcaccatataaccgctgcatattccagcattggtctaacaaaagttgtgaacaatttctttaatatttctccatccatgtatttaaaagcaattctgaagttagaaagtgtagcatcggctcctcgcacaatgttcttaatgtggtcctcaggtgacagttttctatctagaaccacccccagatccctttctttgtcagaattctttaaagagttctcacataatttataggttgtgtggggtctatattctccaattccacattccataacatggcatttattcacattaaattccatttgcaaagtgttgctccatatacttattttgtacaagtcttcttgaagggcatgacaatcatctaggtttcttatcttccctattatcttaccaTCATCAGcatacatgttcatataattctgtattacaTCTGGTAGATCGTGTATGTAGACAACGAACATTATCGGTGGAAGAACTGCACCCTGTGGTACTCTACTTGTGaccttcctccaatccgatacattgcctctgattacgaccctcatttttctatcaggaaatttttcatccatgttagaagcttacctgtcacccctccataatgttccagtttccagaacaacctctatgtggaactctgtcaaaagccttttttaggtccagatagatgcagtcaacccaaccatatctttcctgtaaaatctctgtggctcgatcatagaaactgagtaaattcattacacagaatcttccagatcgaaaaccatacagtctgtctgatattatataatttttctccaagtgttctacccatttagttttaattattttttccaatattttgactattactcttgtcaatgatacagctgTATaactgagggggtcttccctgctgccacttttgtagattggaactatgttagcctttttccacacatcagctacaactcctgtacacaggaatgcctgaaaaatcagttgaagtggaatgctgagctcaggtgcacactctctcagaacccatggtgaaacttcatctggaccaactgcttagctccttgagcatttttcccACTTCGTCTATAGACACctgtatgtgctctatgttgttctctggaattctaatTGTGTCGGAGGCGGAGGtgtaagcggaggtgcaacagatactcagagagaactctatcaacatcaggggcccgaggactgttcaacacgcttccgctacacataaggggcataactggccgacccctcacagtgttcaagagagaactggataagcacctccaaaggatacctgatcaaccaggctgtgactcatacgtcaggctgtgagcagccgcatccaacagcctggttgatcagtccagcaaccaggaggcctggtcgacgaccgggtcgcggggacgctaagccccggaagctcctcaaggtaacctcaaggtgtctggttccctgaaaatttaattttgtacaaacacactttggaacttttcatttaatgtttcacatatttccttttcattttctgtgaatctatttcccattttcaacctctgaatattatcctttacctgcaatttgttgtttatgaacttAAAGAATAGAACTGTTTCtagtttacatttgtctgcaatccctttttcaaaaaaaaattctgcttctctcctcacggcCCTGtatttgtttctcgcatctttatatcactggtatgtttgggagtTTAAACCTatagattccatttttgtgtcttttggagtCTGGCACTCTCACAATTTCTTTCAAACCAAtcatgtttcctagttctgcatctctgctttggtataaatttgtttgtgcctttatcatatatttcacaaaacttgacatctcatatacttcatgtcctaacagaaaGGCTTTCCAatcaaattccttaaagaaatgtccGAATTCCCCATAATGGCCTCTCCTGAAATCAGCTAATTTCCGAAAGCCGAAGGAAGCCAAAAATTAGCACCCTAGCACGACATCATCATCAAGTCgtcgtgccgctgtctgcgcaacttccccaccctccccaggagggggaaggggaagccccagacccacccGCTGGCAACCCAGCCTTTAGTTCATAGGTTGGATGTCAAAAAGCCCGAAAAACACCGCcgaccgggagggagggagggatgacggggagcctccgggactcacacaaacaatggcgtttcattacattctaagctagttttctgggggggagccccgtcggcttcaCAGAGCTACCTCACTACAGATAAGGAAAAGAGAGAAGGATCCAGGAGATGGATGCCACACGCCCAAACATAAAAACAAGACCACAGACGAAACGAAAGGacccctgcagacgacctgggagacccgaaccccagAACAGAAAGGAGTGAAGGAAGGGAACCTGGGCAAACCAAAATGCATCCACGGGCCCCAGAGGCCAAAACGCGCAGAAAACAGCGAAGAGCCACAACCGAACGACAAAGGAAGCACCCCGGCCTGATCAACCAAGcagcaacccaaggacccctccggaaagtagTAGACCCAAACATCACCCAAAAAGAAGGAGACTGCATCGAACAAACAACCTACCACGAGGACCAAATGAGGCAGAAAAAACATGAGCGCCGGAGGAGAGCCGGAAACTCCTCGACCTGACCCCTAGAGGTCAACACCAACAGAAGAAGGAGacctgaaaaaaacaaaaaaaacctcACCAGAACTGAAGTGATCATGAAAAAACGAGGAGAAGAAATAAAATAGACCACCCTggccaacgaccaggacggcaCTGGAATTgcaagagcaggccggaggtgaaaaaaaCGCCCAAGACAGCAAgcggaatggagcagaaggaacagcaactccgaacgcaagctggagcggctccaccagcgaCACCCGAGACAAGGTGACAGTACACTGCACCAGACGACGGTCTCGGATCAACCCCGAAGGGAAGGACAAGACAACTCATATCAGAGACTGAAGAACCcttcgcagtgataggaaaaccagaaggactgccaggaaaacTACACACTGCCGCTGAGACGAAGCACGCAgctgggagaccaacaacgaagccaccagaaacaaatgggcaaagtttctttcaccctaagtgcccctgttacctagcagtaaataagtacctgggagttagtcagctgtcacgggctgcttcctggggtgtgtgtgtgtgtgtggtgtgggaaagaaaaaaaaaaaaaaaagtagttagtaagttagtagttagtaaacagttgattgacagttgagaggcgggccgaaagagcaaagctcaacccccgcaaaaacacaactagtaaacaccagTGCCCACACAAGTGACGAGAACTAGAGACGAAAACCTGAGACACAAAGACTTGAGGGGAAGAACGAACCAGCCTCGTTCAGGGCTGGACCGATCCGCaagagaggcggagccgcgggaagcccCTAAGAATCGGAAACCGAGCAAAGCAGCATCCCCTAACAAGGCTAACAAAAAACAGAAGAAATGGCTGCCAGGGAACCAGGAACCCAATCCCAGCGAGCCGAAAAAAGAACCAACCCGGGCGAGCAGACACGCCCCGTTCAAGAggaaccccccctccccaggactcCTGAAGGACCAACAAGGCCAAACACCAAAGAGCCAGGGGCCCAGGCAGAGGCCAGAGATGGAAAACGAGCACTACGAACTAAAGCGCTAAACGCGAAGTGAAAAACAGCGACCTCGCAACCCAAAGGAGCATCacaaccagctccagcagggaagaacgACGCACGCGTCTCCGAGGTATACAGGAGGAGAACTTTGCAGGACGTGTACTGCAGGAAAACAAAAAACGTACATTCCGGAATATGAACAAAGGAAAGCCGTAGCCAGGACTGGAATCCTAGCTACGCCTGTCCCAAGAAAAGGAACCATTTGGCTTTTCAACTCATGAAATCAgccttttcaactgcttcaacctcattttcttccagattataatgaattgcatactttattccccaaAAGacagtcacttttacccaagggagggaggtaaatatctcttcctctttcctggtaaatatgaaATCCAGCATGGAATGTCCCcttcctcatcctcgtagcttctttaacatgttgaaacatgaatgtttccaggatgaggtttacaaatctacaagtccaaaaatcctctgttttagcttcatatgcttcccagtctatggatttcaagttgaagtcgccgactaccaacagtcgtgatctatttatcagctctcgctataatctctctcattattgataTAATACCTTCTCATTATTATCcaactcctcctttgaccatgtgttgcatggcagtggactatatgcatttatgatcgttaatttatcatcctgattgcagatctctagtgctattatgtcaacttcttgtggattgacaatcattatttcatttacctttaggtgttctttcaccagcacagcaacgccaccgcctttcctaatttttctgtcccatctccaGACTATGtagcccttgggaatatgacctcatttaaaaacctcatttaaaatatcaagTTTTGTCCctatgagtgcaacaatgtctggtgtctgcagctgtattacatcacttaactccagtatctttgatctcactccatGTTGGTGTAtgtaattttcaggaacatgttccacctctccttattcttcactacccCTTTCTCTAGTGATTTATTGGTTTGCCTTTTTGTACAATTTTACTGGTCTGCCaaccccctatcactttgtagaaaaaaacggcgttaaatgtaatgaaacgtcattttctgggcgagacccggaagctccctggagctataccgggctgatgtgtatatattagattgtggcaacagtcaatcgaaggagttctaagcctaccagggaccagagccagaacctggccccctcaagaaaGGCATGACGAGCAATGCCCCTAAAGACACccccatgtaattggaagcagtctttgtctaccatctaccaggtcaggcacccagaaaggtaggaatctcaaaaactactgctggtcaaaaattgcaaaccgaaagtcgaactagcaaacagaactccccaattaaaaacaaggaaacaaacatgacATCACTACAACCGCCGCGTGGTTCAACCCCCCTTCGTGCGCAACCCCCTTCCTCCCTGGCgggggggtcccagacctccatGCAGGCCACTCtcctcagttcagaggctgagtatcaaaaacacgaaaaaatgccgaccgggagggagggagggatgctggggagcctctgggtctcacccagaaaatgatgtttcattacattcaacgcaggTTTTCTCTGGAGagtcccttcggctccccggagctacctaaccaaagataagaAAAAAAGGGATTCACCCGGGAGGCGGTCATCACTCGCTCCTTAACTCAAGGTAGAGACAACAGGccacaacctgcgacccaagtctATACTCGCCCGAGAAGGATTAGGAACATTAACAAGGTAACGTGCagtcaggaccctgttcgacctccaattgCCCCGTGCCCAAAAGATAGGCCAGGACATTACCAAAACAGCTTCTGAATGCCGAAGTAACGAACGGAGTGGGCAAGGGGAAAGATCAAAGGCTGGCTGGATCGAATAATCCTGCGGATAACCTGGAAGACCCGCGCCCTGGAATAGGGAAGATGGGAAAAGTGGTGTAACCCAAAGTGCGTCCTCTGCCACAGAGGCCGTAACGAGCAAATAACGGCAAAGAGCCACAggtacaaaacatgatgcacacccggctgaaccaaccaaacatcaacaacccaaggaccactccggaaagcagcaaattcattctttgc
Above is a window of Procambarus clarkii isolate CNS0578487 chromosome 3, FALCON_Pclarkii_2.0, whole genome shotgun sequence DNA encoding:
- the LOC123765350 gene encoding uncharacterized protein codes for the protein MTSSQYPGGLVETRLGLHFRVTRQHFLGGEMTVRCSAKISSLYYKTQQHSVDGHMTYSVPSWSPETSPPSPVVAQELEERER